The sequence GGCAATGATACTGCACCATGACTTGTAACATCATAAGGGCACATaaaccaaaagcagaaataGGTAGCATGGTTTATAAACATCTGATACCCTTTTTGTAACTAACAAGTAATAAATAGGCAGGCTAGGCACTCATCTTGTTAGTTATACAATGCAGGCAATTTCTACTCATTGAAAATAACTGCCTATCACAGTAACATTTGATACTTAACAGAACAATACTCAAACTGGTAAGATTTGATTGAATGAGAAGTACCTCAACTAGTCAAGTTTCCAAACTTTGGCAACATATCCCCATACCCAGAATAAAAATGTAATCCAAATTTACTATACTAAGAAGTTCCACTTCAACCAGTGGAAGCAGAGTGCAAGACTAAACGAGCAGTAAATAAATCAGCCCTTAGacatataaagaatttgtTATTCAACATGCCTTGATATATTCTCTGTTTAGCATCATGTCTACAAACATTGGAAAGGCATAAAAGGTAGTGGAAAGTGAAAAGGTTAGTTAACTAAGTAAAGCTTTATATGCCCAAACagttaattagttaaaagcATCTAAATGTGCAGAGGCATTGAGTTCAAAGCACATGAAGCTGTAAACGTGGAATGGCCACTATCGGGTCAAGATAGAAGGCAGAAGCAGctagaaataattattttatctgcCTTTCTCTTATTCTATTTGTACTGCCACCATAAAACTTCACATACTGCGTAAGGATGAATAAAGTTCATTCAGTTTATAGCATGTGTGCGTGTAACGTGAAGGGAggttaaatgaaaaaaaaaaaaaaggaaattgcAGAGATAGGAAACCAGGAATAGAATCAGGACTATGTATCTTCTCATTATTATAAACAATTTCCAAGCACAGGTCAAAACTCAAATGGAACCTGCACAACACATAGTGCATACATCTTCATGTTACTACATCAACTGAATCTTAACTATGTTCATGCTCATCTACATACAGAAGTGATCAACCATAGATCTTACCTTCTTAGATTTTGCTGAACCAGCATAATTTGCAGCTTTTCCAATgatctttgaaatttttttcgTTGAGTCCTTCCCAGGAGGATGATTTTCCTCAGGCTTGTGGAAAGGATAATTTATAGTCTTTCCAGGAacttttttcaaagttttccTTTTGTGACGCCTGAAGTGTGACAACTTCAACTGAGTATCTTCTCTCCTATCCtgatatgaaaataaatgtaaTCAGAACCATTCCCATATAAAgcatacaataaaaaaaatacatgaaaAAGGACAATTAATATACTCACCCAGTGATGTGGCATAACTCCTAGGATTGATTCCCTAAATTCCCTGCATTCAAACTAAAATCCAATATGCCTCAGcaattgttaattaataactataggccaaagaaaaagaaagggcaGTAATTGTTGCATGGAAAGATCAAGAAAGTGAATCAAAAGTAAACAGAAATGTCCTTTcagattatataattttggaCGCTATTGGCCTAGGGCTTCAAAATTCATGATGGAAGCAACTCAGGCCAGGTTTGACTCTATATAGCTACAAGTTCTAACGATTCGTTAGTTCCTTTTTCTTAGGACATTACATAAAATTGTTTCTACATGTTATTATCATCAAAGAATTATGGTTTATATTAGAGCTGaattattagttttctaaGTGACTTCAAGGACTACCTCTCCAGGATGGCGGCTATTCAGAGCATGCACATCAAGCTTGTAGTTGTGTTGTGGAATTAGCTGGGATGCATCTGAAGGTTGTGCTTCAATATTCTAAACCACAAAAAGAACGATATTAATAATTGAAGACAGGAGAAGATGTTGTGCAACAACAATTGCCAAATTCTATATATGCTGCTAGCATGAATGATGGTGTGCTAAGTAAAGTTATTGCTCAAATATGCTATAAAATTGAGTTCACAGTACTCTTGATAAAATTTCTCCTTGGCTAGCCCTAGGCATTTCATTCTAGACCATAAAGTATTTCCAAGTATagatatttagattttttattttttgattctTAATTCACAGTGATGTATAAGAAGCACATACATCTTCAAGAAACTGCGATGGTCaatgttaatttgtaaaaagaaGATGGCAAGTTGGagacaaaaatttaaataagagcattttaatacaaaactgaattttgttattatctAGCTGATGTGTATACATTACAAAATATTACAATAATGATTTACTTGAAAGTCTTCACAAATATTAGCTGCCAATTACTAAGAATGTACTTTGAAGATGATAGATTTGAGGTCTTATGTATCAGAACTGCAATTCCAACAAAACAGTATAATATTCTAACATTCGAAATAGCAGTACACTCCTGAAGATACAACTGcaaaaataactaaagaacACGTgtatgtaaataataaataggtCACCTCATTCTTTCTGCTCCATCTAAGTGCACCAGTCCGACCAGCAAATGCATAAAAGGCAAAATGCCGTAAATCCACAGTTCCAGAGTTCTCTGTGGCCTATATAGGATATCAAATGACATTTTCAAGAATGCCACCACTAATATGGGGgaagataaaaaatatcaactaTGATTGCAGCTGAGGAGTAGAACATACAGTATCTTGAaatgtaaaaacaaaaaaacaaattagCATATACCAAGCAGCAGGTGCATCACTGAAATTCAGTTTGACAGAAAGAAATAccttttttcatatttgttGAGGCAAGATAAAGAAGTATACGAATGCTGACACAAACTTGTATCTAGAATGATTAAACCTCCATACAATGGGATCAAATGGAACAGATTAAATGTATGTCAAGTACCTCCCTTTTCAGAAATGTGTGCTATGACAACACATTCCTGTTCATGAATTATGTTATGGCAAAAAGAAGAGACATTCTTTTATCTGAAAAAGAATACAAACTGATATCACCcttaatcaattttatatagCAATTTACGAGagaaatataaactaattcaTAGCACAAAGGCTGAAGGCATTACACTGCAGATCATTCTCAGAATTTTCAACTAGTCTGGGCTCGTCCAAGTAGAGACTAAAGAGATCAAGTTACCTCAACAAATTCATTCttccaaaaaaatttaagcttTCTTTTACATCTTATACCAGAGTCATCAGTAATCCTAATATAATGTGTCATCAAGTATCATCATAAGAGGATGTTGTCCATATGCAATATCAAATATCTTTTGTATGCTTGATTGATAATAAATCTAGTTGCAAAAGTACGTAAACCCATAAAATGATGAACACAAGTCAAGAAAGAGTAAATTGTAGTATCACACATTAGCCTATCCATACCTCCTTCTCACTAGCACTTCTTCTATGAAATTCGGCATTTTTCTCAGCTGTCCCAATTTCTTCAAATGGATCTAATTCTAAGTATACCTGAAAACAATAGTCACAGATACATATTTGGTTAATTCATATACCAATATGGAAAATTTATGAGAACTACACAAAGCCAGGCACGTGTGTTGAGGGACTTTGGTGTCCATCAAACAGAACAGCTTAACGGTTCTGAACCACAAACTATAAAAGGAATTATCATCTGATTGGCAAGGCCATCAGATAATGCAAAGCACGTTTAAGGaataaaacaacaacaaaaaattaggaaaaaatgACCAAGTGAGCCCCAAAAGGTATATATAATGAAACCAcctaaaacaaatattttcaGAAGACACTGCTTGAGCATCAACTTCACAGAcccaaattttttattatttcagaTTCTGATCCTTAAAGTAAATTAGTACTGCAGCAACGCTGAACTCTTATACAAAAGGTAGGCTTATTCTAAAGAAATCTTAAAGCAGGCATGCAATAGATGCCCATGTTAAAGTTCAATGCTTCAGAAGGGCTCCCTTATCCCCAAACCAAAAATTATATCCTAATGTACTCCAAAACAAAGTACGCAGCAGTAAATAAACATTGGATGAACTaccaaaaaaattgataataaacaTACATGTGGCTGCATTTCCATTCTCCCACCAACAAGAACCAATCCGGTATCCCCGTGCCTTAATGTGTAATTACTTATCGAGATTGCAATTTCCCTATGGTGAGCATTATGTGGAAAATCCTCCTgtataaaaaaagagagagaacaaaTACTTACAacctatttaatttataaacaaCACAAACACCAATGCAACAAAACTACGAACCTGCAGATTTGCTTCCCATAGCTTTTTAAGATTATGATCGAAGCACATTACTGACCAACCAGAAGTAATCACCACCAGAACCTGCTTTAGTGGCTGGCCCTGCTTATAAGTTCTATCAATAACACCAGCAGCCATTGCCACAGCCCTTCTACCAGATGCAACACGAATTTTATCAGGCAATAGTGACACCTCAGCAAGCACTCTAGCTTCACTAAATCCTTCATCTACTCTCCTAGAATGAGGCTCCAATACCTACACTCGCACATATACGAAAATTACAGAAAACTGAATTGCACCCACAAATTTTCTACTGTCAAAAACCAGAATTTGATTAAGAAGTACCTGTATTTTAGCATCGTGAGTTGCGACCAGCACTTCTTTCTTTCCGTCGCCGTTTAGATCAGCGACAATTGGCGGCGGGAGACGATCAGCTTCGTATTTAATTGGGTATTCATCGGATAAATGAAACCATGCCTCTCTAAATGAGAAATCACCCTCATgctacatttaaaaaaaaaacaacaacaacaacaacaacaacaaataaaaCATGAGTTTGAATGAAAAATTAGACAAAAGGGTTTTAGGGTTTTGTgagaattattataaaaattgattaccTGAAGAGAGAAGAAGATAGCGAAAGCAGAGAGCATGAGAATAGCCAAATCTCGTTTCCTCATATTGGGTTCTGTTCCCAATTCAGTAGATCAGCATCCGATTCTATATATTTTCACTTTCAGTCAATAAAACAATACAAGCAAAGCTATTATTCTCAGTTAGACATCGGAGTAGAGACCAGTACTATTGCATAACCAGtcagttttatttttggcttcaaaagaaaatgccAATTTACCCATGAACTTTGTCATTGACGGAAAATTAACTacgtagaaaagaaaaaaaaaaatggcaaTTTGTCGTCGTGGATGCAAGAtcaagttaattttagagttaaTCCTATTTACtcttgatattttatttaatatataaatcagtttttaaatttctttattatattaaacttttcttaattctgattaaaaaatactattattattctatattaattgaaaagttaaactaataaattatagttaaaatttttttaaaaaaatttattctgaAAGGTTAAACTCATtcaagaattaatttaattattaaattaaaataacataatattttatttttatatttaattaaaataactaattcaATATATCTTATTTAAATGTTCTTATCTTTTGAGCATAATtcaattctataaaaaaactaaatatattaatatatattcttttgaataatattattaaaattatataaattaattttaaatttttatgtaaaagataaaagcaaattaaaaaatattaattgattaatttaattatatataaaaattagaatgtgctaaaagtaaaattttattttaatttgataatataactaattaaaaaattaaattataattttaaattactagTTTAATTTCTGgttaaatttttgttaatgaatagaaagagaaagaaataagtaattagagagaatataatttctaaagaagaatttaaaaataaaaataatataatttgattaataaaaaaattataaaattatatatcaatgtAAATACTACTCGccaaaaataagtatatataaaataaatatgtatcaaaataattatacatgctaaaacttttttatgtctcaaaatttatatatatacattcaAATTCATCtcgattaaatatttaaaatattcaaattcgATTTAGCttaattatcattatattttgttgTATCTAAGTTAGTATtcgcaagtgcacgaaccgttcttataataaaatgataaattcaCCACGATGTCGATATTTCGAGAAACTATGAGTTCACTTATTATATAgattaattatcaacacaaaataataaaaataaatctaaacactctaaacaATATTTGAGAGAAtaacatgtataaaatataataaactataGAGTATCTAACCTAGctatttacttagtaatttatttagtaatttcatTGTTTTACTTTCAGTCTAGCTCTAATAAATGAAATggtaatatgtattttttctttaattactcaagttaatgatgcaactatAGTTTCTATTatcaacatagattaaagcaAAAATGGTAtctctaatatatttaacctaaatatttttataacaagtATAATCATTAAATTGATACGATAGTAAACTAACAAcaataattgaaactaataaaaatatgaagataaataaatcacttattaaataaataaataacagaattcatacataagtaaaaagattaaattaaatacttatgaaaactaacatatttaactcaatgatcatattattaaatagaatGACATAAAAAagactaaaaattaaaattctctttAGATTCAGATTCAGAATTTATTCAAGTAAAAAGATGATTGGTTTTAACTCTCCacttatttaaaaacttattagatctcaaaataaaataaaaaaattaaatgtttataaGAGAACTAAGACTAAATGTTTATAGAAGAactgtaaaaaaataatggtgAACAAATGCAGGTAAGAGATGTAATAAAGAGCAAATAGGAGAAGCATTTCATTCTCCTCTTAGAACTAGATTTGCAAAGATATGAATAAAGAAGAATTATCTTCTAAGTATAAGACTTCTAGTGATTATCTTTTACAACTCTTAATTactctaaataaaataaataactattaatgattcataattattaaagaCTATGCTTAGCCGGTTCAAGCATCTTAATTTTTAGGTCTTTATACGAATatgtcaaatttatttatttttttaatatttttctttatattatttttggctaatattatttaaaaatagataataaaacttaaatgaGGTATAAACACTTATttttaccatattatatataaaaaatatattaaaatattctaaatatatatacataatttcaatcatatataatactaaatttattaatttcaaataaggAGGCGTTGTGCTCCATGTGAACGTCATATCTGGAGCCACCTTTACCTAATTGCAAAAACTATCATGAAATTTTGgcatcaattttaattttattacaaggttttatttatacaaattagatatttaatataatttaattagaatatgtaaataatcaatttagttacaattagcaaaaaataaaatgcaataatttaatatataatttaattataataaaaaaagttttacATTTAATTACGAAATAATACTCCTATGTCTTATAAATATAGTcctttcaatttatatatagattatattttatttttttaattgatgctattaatcttttactatttttctttaaaatacgctttttaaatttcatagttaattatcaagtaaaatttatttttttaccaaCTTAATAGAGTAGctagttaaaatatatttataaaaatctttaaatatttttatataatactcataaatatattgaatgaagacatatataaaaatattacataaaaataaaatactaaactAACTAAATGGATGCATGttaagtaaatttaaaataaggtggttaattattgaaaaaataaaactcacatatttgtcaaattaaattaaaaattaaaatattaaattgactaATCGTATATTTGCGTTATaagaaatcatataaaatGGATATGTGGCTCTTGGCAAGTATTATGGAAGCAATATATATTCTGGTTTTGGTTGATATtggataaatttttagataaacTCAATCTACTATATCATCCGTAgactaaatcaattatttattgacACGtgatttcatttattaattatagcatttttattgtttgaatTTTAATCATGAGTTGTTATTGGtaataaattatcaatcaataaaaatgctacaattaataaataaaactacatgtcaatatataattgatttagtcTATGAATGACGTGATAAATTCAGTCTACCTAAAAATTTCTcttaatattgtgttatgTCATTTATGCTATTGTAAATAGAGAAAATGTTGTATTATGGCTCTGAACATAAGGCTATTCCTATTATTGTTGAAACTTGAAAG comes from Ricinus communis isolate WT05 ecotype wild-type chromosome 5, ASM1957865v1, whole genome shotgun sequence and encodes:
- the LOC8273019 gene encoding uncharacterized protein LOC8273019, translating into MRKRDLAILMLSAFAIFFSLQHEGDFSFREAWFHLSDEYPIKYEADRLPPPIVADLNGDGKKEVLVATHDAKIQVLEPHSRRVDEGFSEARVLAEVSLLPDKIRVASGRRAVAMAAGVIDRTYKQGQPLKQVLVVITSGWSVMCFDHNLKKLWEANLQEDFPHNAHHREIAISISNYTLRHGDTGLVLVGGRMEMQPHVYLELDPFEEIGTAEKNAEFHRRSASEKEATENSGTVDLRHFAFYAFAGRTGALRWSRKNENIEAQPSDASQLIPQHNYKLDVHALNSRHPGEFECREFRESILGVMPHHWDRREDTQLKLSHFRRHKRKTLKKVPGKTINYPFHKPEENHPPGKDSTKKISKIIGKAANYAGSAKSKKPFPYIPTITNYTQLWWVPNVVVAHQKEGIEAVHLATGRTLCKLHLLEGGLHADINGDGVLDHVQAVGGNGAEQTVVSGSMEVLRPCWAVATSGVPVREQLFNASICHHSPFNLFQHGEFSRNFGRTSDASSLEVASPILIPRSDGHKHRKGSHGDVIFLTNRGEVTSYSPGLHGHDAIWQWQLLTDATWSNLPSPSGMMEGGMVVPTLKAFSLRMHDNQQMILAAGDQEAVVISPGGSIQTTIDLPAPPTHALICEDFSSDGLTDLIVVTSNGVYGFVQTRTPGALFFSTLVGCLLIVMGVIFVTQHLNSIKGKPRASGSR